One window from the genome of Helicobacter pylori encodes:
- a CDS encoding lysophospholipid acyltransferase family protein, with product MSLKFFRKNIVLKVVPRLAFGVLWLLHKTCKNRYFLAQNLKEKPFIVSCWHGELGMIGFAYLRLEKPSVYVIASQHFDGSIAAGLFESFGFKNIRGSSKKGGVKVLIEGLKRLKEGCDVAITPDGPKGPRHSIADGVIALAQKSGVGISACRVVCKNAWRLNTWDQFEIPKPFSEVYYYMLESVIIPKEWELSRAKEYLKTRMDSVGFKESQRGLGA from the coding sequence TTGAGCTTAAAATTTTTCAGGAAAAATATCGTTTTAAAGGTTGTCCCTCGTTTGGCGTTTGGAGTCCTTTGGTTGTTGCATAAAACTTGTAAAAACCGCTATTTTTTAGCTCAAAATTTAAAAGAAAAACCCTTTATTGTAAGCTGTTGGCATGGGGAGCTTGGCATGATCGGGTTTGCGTATTTAAGGCTTGAAAAACCTTCTGTTTATGTGATCGCAAGCCAGCATTTTGACGGATCTATTGCGGCGGGCTTGTTTGAAAGCTTTGGTTTTAAAAACATTAGAGGCTCTAGCAAAAAAGGGGGGGTTAAGGTTTTGATAGAAGGGCTTAAACGATTGAAAGAAGGTTGCGATGTCGCTATCACTCCTGATGGCCCTAAAGGCCCACGACACAGCATAGCGGATGGGGTGATCGCTTTAGCTCAAAAATCAGGCGTGGGGATTAGCGCTTGTCGGGTGGTTTGTAAAAACGCATGGCGGTTGAACACTTGGGATCAATTTGAAATCCCTAAGCCTTTTAGCGAAGTGTATTATTACATGCTAGAATCTGTGATCATCCCTAAAGAATGGGAGCTTTCAAGGGCTAAAGAATATTTAAAGACGCGCATGGATTCTGTTGGGTTTAAAGAATCTC